gtcagtttgagaagttaggtgtgtggaagttggttgatttaccggatggtcaaagaaaaatcaatacaaaatgggttttcaaatgtaagagagatgacagaggagtggttgtaaggaacaaagctcgactcgttgttcagggctttagtcaacaggaggggattgattttaccgaagtctatgctcctgtcgcacgattagaggctatcagaattttcctagcatttgcgtcttggaagaatttcaaagtatttcagttagatgttaaatcagcgtttctttatgggaaggtcaaagaggaggtttatgttggtcagccgccgggctttactgacccaatccacaagaacaaagtttatctgctggacaaagcgttgtacggtctacatcaggcgccgagagcctggtacgagactttgtctcaacacctactcgttaaccagttcatacgtggaaaagtggatgccactctcttcactaaagtcgttgatggtcatcttctgatagtacaaatttatgtagacgatattatttttgggtcgacgaatgagaaattatgcaaagatttcgaacgggtgatgaagcagaaatttgaaatgtcttcaatgggggagatgaaattctttctgggattacaggttgaacaacttcctgaagggattttcattcatcaaacggagtacgtgcatgatattctggagaaatttggaatgtcaagttctacttcagctgctaccccacttgcgacaaatcatggtattcacccagatctcaccggagacagggttgatgagacactttatcgatccatgataggttctttgatgtacctaactgcttcacggcCTGAcattatgtacccaacgtgcctcgcagcaagatttcagtctaacccgagagaatcgcacatgattattgtgaagaggattttacgttacttgaaaggcacacccacattggggttgtggtatcctcgcaaaggcgattttacactcgaagggttttccgattcagatttcggatgctgcaaagttaatgcgatatcaacaactgcaggatgccagttctttggttcgagattggttacttggcagtgtaagaaacaaacatctgtggcgctatctacatgtgaagcagagtatgtgtctgctagcagttgctgctctcagctcctgtggatacagcaacagatgcgcgactacggtttgcagtttcttaacacacctctgtttgttgataatgaggccgcgattaatataactaaaaatccagtacatcacgctaaaactaaacatattgagattcgtcatcactttattcgcgattgcttcgagaaaaagttgatacgaattgagaaaatccacactgacgaacaaaaagctgatttgcataccaaagcttttgataaaaatcgatttcaatatttgttaaaacttaatggtatgaaattgctttcggtgtcggatggggttgtgagcgttgatgagagtactgttgcggatgaagatgagaaacaatctgcgatggtttgtcgattttttacgtgttttggtatttagggggagatagatagttgtacatattttattttcagaaaaatacaaaaacagtaaaaaatgcaaaaatccaaaaacatgataaaattgaaaaagagcttgtgtatatagggaaaatgatagtacattagctagacaattacagtatgctaaagatttggaaagataaaatgagttaaacagtctcactaatgatgtgtcgataggtttttgtacatttagtagatttattcgggatataaacctaaaatttgaAACtagtgaaattcgtggggaacactacttggatatataggtaacccctgaaatctcgtttgagaggtctcgtattctgatatactaggtggctatactctatgatgtctggggtattattctgggacttctgctgaacggtggttctgacctagtccctggctaatactttcacccaaaatgcttgaaacatagcattatagccctcagctgattagacaataaaattgataatcagttgttgtagctaaaagattctctaaagggaacactttgcaaagtcgaagctgatatctctctgctgaacggtagttctgacctgagatccctcagttctcgcataccctaatttatgtacagacatcattgtagtatctttgcctgtaagactgaatattgggattctggatacgggagtatattcaagaggtgggacacatgaattgatctatgttcttaaaacacttaaacagtatcctgaatagattgaagtttgtatgaaaatttaagatggatcagtatatcgacaatcgaggtgaattgtttaaatctgaatatgtaatatagcttaacggtacttgtaatttgtctgaaaagctgatatgattccctgacacgctccaAAATcaaatttgtaaatagtttattttctgcaatttaagttttctgttatttcatttcttaggttagatcatcttaaaatccaaaaagattttatttctgctttattttagacaaaccagagtggaaagttgattgtcagAGTCTAGCaaaatgaagcagatgcaggagattctgagctgaagatcgaggagagcttacattgttggaaaatatgtgttttcaaaagtttcaaacaagatcattaagttgatacttgttattttgttttgaaaaattgttttactaaatcagtttgtttcgtcacaagatcaaccagggtcattaaattggacttggtagattaattaagtattcagggtcattaatttgaacttgaaaacttgagtggatttctaaaactgattgaAGTTGTGTTTATTGTTCAATAAGATAGAATGTAATGTTATCAGTTGAGAAACAGGTTTGGATGATAgttcccaacggaggcaaattgcaaaagcttgaaccagatatctcaagattccagcataatgagagggggagtcagtgagagtgggagtctggatcaacagctattgGGAAGATGGTAGATAAAGCTAGAAATCAGTTCGAGAACCTGTGAAGAATGTTTGTGATGACAGACAGAGTTGGTGTAAAAATGAAGACTAAAGACTAcggatctgaagatgctaaaaagactacgtcaacatccaagggggagtctgttgatgcacggaatgtctgttgactgcgtctacatgaagtctgaagtcaagattggtctaaaggggttcaaagtgtaaatattgagtAATATAGActtaggatcgcttattagtcatgTATGTTTTatgaaccgcttttgtgtcattagGTTAAGCTTAGAACCGCTTTTAGGGCATgtgtgtggatcgcttatgtgacactggtgctggatcgcttattggtctgtcacataagcgacccaggtTGTCTATAAATAGGTTGAACGGTTCATAATGTGTAACGGTGTGTGTATGTGCTGAGGTgccgaaactctgctgaaattttatcagaaagcaatacaaacacaaggaattgaaaggattagctgttgttactttacttacgttgattccgccttcgtatgtgaagatgaactacttcgactgacttttcgggtcatagaacgttCCAACACTTtacttgaaaaacctgacttgccggaggtcccaagtttgtaatcgcggagcaggaatcggcatcattcttgataaCATTGATTTTGTGAATGAATTTTAAAAGTGATAAGTTTTTACAGGTtaaggacttgccggagcttccaggttggtaagtgtgaagcaggaatcggcatctttattggtaaaatgaatttgtgtagatTTTTTATTCCTACAACTGGTACATCAGTTTGCTCTtacaagtgattcgtcaaggtcattaagttgaacttgatgtaatcttcatacATGTGATATTTCTGAAAGAACAAAACGATGAATCCCGAACCTACCAATGGTtctaacaaaacttattttccggaaaaaccattttgattaaacaaacttaagtgttttgaaatctaaatgggaaaatagtttgttgaaagggggagttctgattgtttatgccaagtggatggcgaaatgaagcgattcacaacagttgtcactttagttgtacagtttgttttcaaatttcattaaatgtgtttgaattttagggggagtaaaaatttcagaaaatcctaaaacatttagaaaatttgaaaaagccaaaaacatgataaattcaaaaatgagttttgttataaaagaggaaatgatagtacatcagtggactatcacaacacgctaaagaattggaaagtcaaatgtgataaacaatctcactgcggatatgccagtaggtttttgcacatttagtaaattgtgacgagatataaacctaaatttcaaacttgcttatatcgtggggaacatttctaggatatatgggtaacccccaaaatcttgtttgaaagctccctttttctgagatactaggtctttatactcagtgatatctggggtattatcccggacatctgattttgtggaagcaatggcctagtcctcgtataataatttgcaaattgcttgaaatatagcgccaccctcagtacaaaaaatgatgaaacattgaaaaatgctaatcatgtgttgttgaagaaaagatcctctaaaggggacataccaaaagtcgagccgtcatctctctgctgaacggaagttctgacctgagctctcaggtttcgcatctaaccccttatagatatcatctaggtatactcacctgtaagactgaatattgggatctggatacgggagtatattcaagtagtgggacacgcgaataagtttagtttcttaaaacattaatttcgtatctcgaaacagttgaactttgtgcgaaaatttaagtggatcagtatactgacaatctaggtgaattgtttagaacttaaaatgtaaaagcttaacggtgttagtgatttgtctcaaaaactgatatgatcctcttacacaaactcacaaaaatagtgtctgtaaatatttctttattgtatttcatttcttatatATGAAAACCccaaaaagattttgagtgtgttttagcataaacttttgaaaaatccaaaaagactttcgacaactggtgttagaaagctgatttttaaaattccaagtgctaaacatgatgacatttcgtgagggggagtctgtattTAAAGATTTGAATGATTATTTCCTACATGTGGTCATCAGAAGTTTTAAAAACGAAAAATCACTCTGTattaatttgagggggagtttgaatataaatttgtcaaatgataaatttgtgaaatttattgtgaggaaGAGGATGTGCAGGATAACCTGGATTCTGAGTCTGAGatttgagccaggtttcgattctgatCCTGTGAAAGCTTCTAGCATATCAAGAGGGAGAATCTGAAGATACCTGAGTAGAATGTGATCCAGATTACAATACTggagctgatgatgctgatgaacttaaggaatcaagagatctgatcaagagaattggaGAGATGATAAAGCCAAGTTTAGATCCTGGTTCATTAAAGATCAACATCCGAGGGAAAAGAGATTGTTCGAGAGGAGTCTGTTGGTGCTGAAGGAAAGAGAAAAAAAAGAGAGCtatcagactgataaagactaaagaTACGAAAACTCGACACAGTAGACttgtcaacatccgagggggagtctgttagtgtatacgtctgtcgacttcgtcttgtatcgagtcttgcattgctcagggcacggagttcaagaaaaATAGTCAAGatctaattccgcatgaactgaCTAATTTCGCATGAAGTGTTATgatgtaattccgcacggaattagcaTGTAATTCCATGTGAGATGTAATCTCGCATGTAGTGATTCCTTGTGAAGTGTGTTTCATAGGAAATTAGTGAGTCTATATATAGGGTTAGTTTCGTGTCATTCCATACGAAATTACTTTGGTGTTTTCCGatggcgaagctctgtcgaagtgtcttcaGATCTGTAATTGTTTCAAAATCAATACAAAGACAGTTATTAGTGTAAATCTAGCTGAATCAACctcattatgtctgtttccgcctttcattttgagtagaacacctctgattgactcatctcaggtccgacaacgatcctacaatgATCAAGATCCAGATCCAATCAATCATCATAACTGAAggaatgaagaagaaatgaaagaaaagagttatgctgatgaGCTGAAAGTACTTGAAGATTTCAGAGAATCTCGAAACGAGTGGTTTTTAAAAGAAGAGAAATAGAAGAGGAGTAGGAAAGTGACTCCGAAAGCTCAAGTAGAGGAGGGTTCGTCATCTCAGCCAAAGAAGCGTCGAAAGAAAAGTGTTGATACTATGCTTGTTGACGAATCAGAGgtagaagctgaagctgaaggtGAAATTGATGCTGAAGCTGAAGTTAATGTTGAAGGAGATGTTCGTTTATCTCCTAATTCTGTAGAGTTTTTGAAATCTCTTAATGCTTATAATGCTGAGAAAGAAAAGGCAGCTGGTGAGGAAGAAGGTGACGATGTAGAGAAAAGTTCGTCAAGTTCATctgatgaagaaattgatgaaaCAGAACGTGCAAGGAGAATTAAAGCTGAGATTGAGAAAGAAAAGCAGCTTAAAagaaagaggagagaggagaAAGATGATGATGTGTATGTTCCATCTCCTAAGCATGTGATAGAATCTCAGACTCCTCCATCTGGTGGTAGGAAGAAAGCAAGTGCCAGAAAGAGGGTAGTTTCTCCAAAAGCAGCAAGGAAGAAATTGATTGTGAGGTTGCCTAAACGCACACCGAAAACAAAATCTAgtcaaccaccatcaccaccacctgaacCATCTCCACCTAAATCACCACATAAATCTCCTCCAAAACAAtctacaccaccaccatcacctccaccacaTCTTTCACCACTACATATATCACCACCACATTTATCACCACCACACCAAACACCAATCCAAGAACAACCTATTCTCACTTCACAACAAATTTTTCAAACACCACCATCCACACAACCACTTGTCCAAACTACACCTGGTTCTTCTGGATACAGAACTTTTCCAAATATCCCAGAAGGTATTTCTCTTGAAGAAATTGGAGATTTTGGTTTTGCCAATGATGAACATGTAAAGAGGTTAGAAAAGAAATATGAAGAGGTGTTGATCGAGAATAAGAAGTTGTTGGATAGAGAAAAGAAGTTAGAGAAGCGTGTAAAGTCTGTGGAAGCTGAAAATTCTTCGATGTTAAAGAAAATTAAAGCTGATCAGACAGACATAGACATTCTGAAAGTCAAAGTTGCAGAATTAGAAGAAGAGAAAGCACGCTGAGATGAGCAGAATAAGTACTTTGAGTTGAAAAACAAAGAATTGGAAGCTGCCAAAGCTATGAAAGAACATGAgatttatatgatgaataaagtgCTAGAAAATATGCTTGGAAAGTCTGTAGAGCAGAGATTTGAAGAGATAGAAGTAGAAGAGGTTAGAGCGAAACGTCAAGCTGAAATTAATGCTGAAATGAAGTTTAAAGGCAAAGGTGTTGAAGGTTCTGAGGTTACAGAAAGATCAATTGTTCCATCCACTGTACTTGAGTCTCATATCCAGAATCCTCGTCCTATATCAGTAGTGTCTGCTATTTTTGATGAAGACGTGTTGATTGATGATGTCATTAATGATGAGGaaaatgttgatgatgatgaagaaaaagtagatgatgcagatgatgtaTTCTATGCAAGCAGtcacagtgatgatgatgatgatgacgatgatcaGGGTGGTACAGGTGTTAAAGTTACTGAAGCATCGAGTGAACAAAATGTTGATGATTTTCTTCACGATGATGCGA
The Helianthus annuus cultivar XRQ/B chromosome 6, HanXRQr2.0-SUNRISE, whole genome shotgun sequence genome window above contains:
- the LOC110944870 gene encoding cylicin-1-like, whose translation is MDDIFLNPFSDMYAFSGSTDNNDTSSSNKDKSPPKERKKEAWESESAFGTFNKPPKLMAIEDYSRWATKFEDWMMAFAFPSWKSMKNGYANGKKNGEALRSTEEIDAFVAEQKCVALLFQSVREDIISLIDYSNAQDLWKKLKAKCIGSEEIVKNKKKLLRKEFDMFGCMKNESVGKMIERFGHLKLELVRHGINYPDDEIVDKLLKQAEEQREKSRALAVIYDDEGYDWSKEVLPEDDAIGYAFMASQDEPIPWKDDRTEEQKYQYRKLIAETKIIRLSEVEAEAEGEIDAEAEVNVEGDVRLSPNSVEFLKSLNAYNAEKEKAAGEEEGDDVEKSSSSSSDEEIDETERARRIKAEIEKEKQLKRKRREEKDDDVYVPSPKHVIESQTPPSGGRKKASARKRVVSPKAARKKLIVRLPKRTPKTKSSQPPSPPPEPSPPKSPHKSPPKQSTPPPSPPPHLSPLHISPPHLSPPHQTPIQEQPILTSQQIFQTPPSTQPLVQTTPGSSGYRTFPNIPEGISLEEIGDFGFANDEHVKRLEKKYEEVLIENKKLLDREKKLEKRVKSVEAENSSMLKKIKADQTDIDILKVKVAELEEEKAR